In the genome of Streptomyces sp. NBC_00190, one region contains:
- a CDS encoding DUF1707 SHOCT-like domain-containing protein yields MDLEKHPAAPAPAPAPAAAELRASDADRDRIAQILADAMAEGRLSSEEHSERLDSLYAVKTVGGLEELVRDLPAPGTGGTPPAYAAAPGPGGPVETVVAVCSSSARKGRWRPAALTRAVSVMGDITIDLTEAVFEQQVTEINVTCVLGNVEVFVPENVTLRGYGSGVLGNFEVRGEGRGETDPQAPVVIVRGFALLGNIEARPKLGARLVDLANKLRKRLDG; encoded by the coding sequence GTGGACCTGGAAAAGCACCCCGCCGCCCCCGCGCCGGCTCCCGCCCCTGCGGCCGCCGAGCTGCGCGCCTCCGACGCAGACCGGGACCGGATCGCGCAGATCCTCGCGGACGCCATGGCCGAGGGCCGGCTGAGCTCCGAGGAGCACTCCGAGCGCCTGGACTCGCTGTATGCCGTCAAGACGGTGGGCGGGCTGGAAGAGCTCGTACGGGACCTCCCCGCGCCCGGCACCGGCGGCACCCCGCCCGCGTACGCCGCGGCTCCCGGACCCGGCGGGCCCGTGGAGACGGTCGTCGCCGTGTGCAGCAGCTCCGCCCGCAAGGGCCGCTGGCGGCCCGCGGCGCTCACCCGCGCGGTCTCGGTCATGGGCGACATCACCATCGACCTCACCGAGGCGGTCTTCGAGCAGCAGGTCACGGAGATCAACGTGACCTGCGTCCTCGGCAACGTCGAGGTCTTCGTCCCGGAGAACGTCACCCTGCGCGGCTACGGCAGCGGCGTCCTCGGCAACTTCGAGGTGCGCGGCGAGGGCCGGGGGGAGACCGACCCGCAGGCCCCGGTGGTGATCGTCCGCGGCTTCGCGCTGCTGGGCAACATCGAGGCGCGGCCCAAGCTCGGCGCCCGCCTGGTCGATCTGGCCAACAAGCTGCGCAAGCGGCTGGACGGCTGA
- a CDS encoding fumarate hydratase, which yields MAPMPEFAYTDLLPLGEDTTPYRLVTAEGVSTFEADGRTFLKVEPEALRKLAEEAIHDIQHFLRPAHLAQLRRIIDDPEASSNDKFVALDLLKNANIAAAGVLPMCQDTGTAIVMGKRGQNVLTEGGDEAALSRGIYDAYTRLNLRYSQMAPITMWEEKNTGSNLPAQIELYATDGGAYKFLFMAKGGGSANKSFLYQETKAVLNEASMMKFLEEKIRSLGTAACPPYHLAIVVGGTSAEHALKTAKYASAHYLDELPREGSPLGHGFRDEALEQQVFELTQKIGIGAQFGGKYFCHDVRVVRLPRHGASLPVAIAVSCSADRQATAKITAEGVFLEQLETDPARFLPDTTDSHLDESSDVVSVDLNQPMDDILATLTKHPVKTRLSLTGPLVVARDIAHAKIKELLDSGAEMPQYLKDHPVYYAGPAKTPEGYASGSFGPTTAGRMDSYVEQFQAAGGSKVMLAKGNRSQQVTDACGTHGGFYLGSIGGPAARLAQDCIKKVEVLEYEELGMEAVWKIEVEDFPAFIVVDDKGNDFFTSREPEQPTFTSIPVRGPGLG from the coding sequence ATGGCCCCAATGCCGGAGTTCGCGTACACCGACCTGCTGCCCCTGGGCGAGGACACCACCCCCTACCGGCTGGTGACCGCCGAGGGCGTGTCCACCTTCGAGGCGGACGGCCGTACGTTCCTCAAGGTCGAGCCGGAGGCGCTGCGCAAGCTCGCCGAAGAGGCCATCCACGACATCCAGCACTTCCTGCGCCCCGCGCACCTCGCGCAGCTGCGCCGCATCATCGACGATCCCGAGGCCTCGTCGAACGACAAGTTCGTCGCGCTCGACCTCCTCAAGAACGCGAACATCGCCGCGGCCGGCGTCCTGCCGATGTGCCAGGACACGGGCACGGCGATCGTGATGGGCAAGCGCGGCCAGAACGTCCTGACCGAGGGCGGCGACGAGGCGGCCCTCTCGCGCGGCATCTACGACGCCTACACGCGCCTGAACCTGCGCTACTCGCAGATGGCGCCGATCACCATGTGGGAGGAGAAGAACACCGGCTCGAACCTGCCCGCGCAGATCGAGCTGTACGCGACCGACGGCGGCGCGTACAAGTTCCTCTTCATGGCCAAGGGCGGCGGCTCGGCGAACAAGTCCTTCCTCTACCAGGAGACCAAGGCGGTCCTCAACGAGGCCTCCATGATGAAGTTCCTGGAGGAGAAGATCCGTTCGCTCGGCACGGCGGCCTGCCCGCCGTACCACCTGGCGATCGTGGTCGGCGGCACCTCGGCCGAGCACGCGCTGAAGACCGCGAAGTACGCCTCCGCGCACTACCTGGACGAGCTGCCGCGCGAGGGTTCCCCGCTGGGCCACGGCTTCCGTGACGAGGCCCTGGAGCAGCAGGTCTTCGAGCTGACCCAGAAGATCGGCATCGGTGCGCAGTTCGGTGGCAAGTACTTCTGCCACGACGTCCGCGTCGTGCGCCTGCCGCGCCACGGCGCGTCCCTGCCGGTCGCGATCGCCGTGTCCTGCTCGGCGGACCGCCAGGCCACCGCGAAGATCACCGCCGAGGGCGTCTTCCTGGAGCAGCTGGAGACGGACCCGGCGCGCTTCCTGCCCGACACCACGGACTCCCACCTGGACGAGTCCTCGGACGTGGTCTCCGTCGACCTGAACCAGCCGATGGACGACATCCTGGCGACCCTGACCAAGCACCCGGTCAAGACCCGCCTGTCGCTGACGGGCCCGCTGGTCGTGGCGCGCGACATCGCGCACGCCAAGATCAAGGAGCTGCTGGACTCGGGCGCGGAGATGCCGCAGTACCTGAAGGACCACCCGGTCTACTACGCGGGCCCCGCGAAGACCCCCGAGGGCTACGCCTCGGGCTCCTTCGGCCCGACCACGGCCGGCCGCATGGACAGCTACGTCGAGCAGTTCCAGGCGGCGGGCGGCTCGAAGGTCATGCTGGCCAAGGGCAACCGCTCGCAGCAGGTGACGGACGCGTGCGGCACGCACGGCGGCTTCTACCTGGGCTCGATCGGCGGCCCGGCGGCCCGGCTGGCCCAGGACTGCATCAAGAAGGTCGAGGTCCTGGAGTACGAGGAGCTCGGCATGGAGGCCGTCTGGAAGATCGAGGTCGAGGACTTCCCGGCCTTCATCGTGGTCGACGACAAGGGCAACGACTTCTTCACTTCGCGTGAACCCGAGCAGCCGACGTTCACCAGCATCCCCGTCCGGGGTCCGGGCCTCGGCTGA
- a CDS encoding DUF6879 family protein, protein MASKTLGELFDTFQREAFRLETLDDYSKSGNVEAYQAFLAGDPQPADYNEAWVSELRSHTSNGKRIYRVHILSRPLTPYLRFELGWGYHKNATGGEEFFILDTTEQPNPLEGVPDFWQMDSLSPAVMSYSDDGAFLGTDVLPGERAEEFCAYRDTAMRHAEPFSEWWAKYGE, encoded by the coding sequence GTGGCGTCTAAGACTTTGGGGGAACTGTTCGACACCTTCCAGCGGGAAGCCTTCCGCCTGGAGACGCTGGACGATTACAGCAAGTCGGGAAACGTGGAGGCTTATCAGGCATTCCTCGCCGGTGACCCTCAGCCAGCCGACTATAACGAAGCTTGGGTGTCAGAACTCCGTTCTCACACCAGCAATGGCAAGCGCATCTATCGAGTGCACATTCTCTCTCGCCCCCTCACGCCGTATCTACGGTTCGAGCTGGGTTGGGGCTACCATAAGAACGCTACGGGTGGCGAAGAGTTCTTTATTCTCGACACCACCGAACAGCCGAACCCCCTGGAAGGGGTTCCAGATTTCTGGCAGATGGATAGCTTGTCGCCAGCAGTCATGAGCTATTCGGACGATGGGGCATTCCTCGGGACTGACGTCCTCCCCGGTGAGCGTGCGGAGGAATTCTGCGCGTACCGAGACACGGCCATGAGGCATGCCGAGCCATTCTCCGAATGGTGGGCGAAGTACGGGGAGTGA
- the glpX gene encoding class II fructose-bisphosphatase — MTEHNLPPQLEVSPEAPDRNLALELVRVTEAAAMAAGRWVGRGDKLGADGAAVNAMRTLISTVSMNGVVVIGEGEKDEAPMLFNGERVGDGTGAEVDIAVDPIDGTTLNAKGMPNAIAVLAAADRGTMFDPSAVFYMEKLVTGPEAADFVDINAPVSVNIRRVAKAKNMAVEDVTVVILDRPRHEGIVKEIRETGARIKFISDGDVAGSVMAVREGTGVDLLLGIGGTPEGIISACAIKCLGGTIQGKLWPKDEAERQKAIDAGHDLDRVLHTDDLVSGENVFFVATGITDGELLRGVHYRSETATTSSLVMRSKSGTIRQIDSTHRLSKLRAYSAIDFDRAQ, encoded by the coding sequence ATGACCGAGCACAACCTGCCGCCCCAGCTCGAAGTCTCCCCCGAGGCCCCCGACCGCAACCTCGCCCTGGAACTCGTCCGGGTGACCGAGGCCGCCGCCATGGCCGCGGGCCGGTGGGTCGGACGCGGCGACAAGCTCGGCGCCGACGGCGCCGCGGTCAACGCGATGCGGACCCTGATCTCCACCGTCTCGATGAACGGCGTCGTCGTCATCGGCGAGGGCGAGAAGGACGAAGCGCCCATGCTCTTCAACGGCGAGCGGGTCGGCGACGGCACCGGTGCCGAGGTCGACATCGCCGTGGACCCGATCGACGGCACCACCCTGAACGCCAAGGGCATGCCGAACGCCATCGCCGTGCTCGCCGCCGCCGACCGCGGCACCATGTTCGACCCGTCCGCGGTCTTCTACATGGAGAAGCTCGTCACCGGCCCCGAGGCCGCCGACTTCGTCGACATCAACGCACCCGTCTCGGTGAACATCCGGCGCGTCGCCAAGGCCAAGAACATGGCCGTCGAGGACGTCACCGTGGTCATCCTGGACCGCCCCCGCCACGAGGGCATCGTCAAGGAGATCCGCGAGACCGGCGCCCGGATCAAGTTCATCTCGGACGGCGACGTCGCCGGTTCGGTCATGGCGGTGCGCGAGGGCACCGGCGTGGACCTGCTCCTGGGCATCGGCGGCACCCCCGAGGGCATCATCTCGGCCTGCGCCATCAAGTGCCTCGGCGGCACGATCCAGGGCAAGCTGTGGCCGAAGGACGAGGCCGAGCGCCAGAAGGCCATCGACGCGGGCCACGACCTGGACCGCGTGCTGCACACGGACGACCTGGTGTCCGGCGAGAACGTCTTCTTCGTCGCCACCGGCATCACGGACGGCGAGCTGCTGCGCGGCGTCCACTACCGCTCGGAGACCGCGACCACGTCCTCGCTGGTCATGCGCTCGAAGTCGGGCACGATCCGGCAGATCGACTCGACGCACCGCCTGTCGAAGCTGCGCGCGTACAGCGCGATCGACTTCGACCGCGCGCAGTAG
- a CDS encoding protein-L-isoaspartate(D-aspartate) O-methyltransferase, with the protein MPDRMWPGIPDGTRQNPLVDRTADPDAWFRAVFSDIPLTTQWDDGNHAGDGLGTTPSSSSSQPHMVFSMLADLDVRDGHRVLEIGTGTGWNAGLLSHRLGPANVVSIEFDPEVAKGAGRNLRAAGLCPLVIVGDGRLGYAGSAPYDRVIATCSIGEVPPAWIEQTVVGGVIVAPWATGYGGEAIARLTVNDDGTASGHFTRSSAFMRLRQQRQNKPPHDVYLKGQEWPADGDRSTTALSPAEVGGWLEQFVIGLRMPGAFWTAEHYDGGAYTLWTYSTDRKSWASADYEPERQGYEVVQSGPRRLWDETETAYRWWEEQGRPGFDRFGLTADIDGERAWLDSPNNPLSRERNKPNDFFQSPAPEPTFTHIPVRGPGL; encoded by the coding sequence GTGCCCGACCGCATGTGGCCGGGCATCCCTGACGGCACCCGACAGAACCCTTTGGTGGACCGCACCGCGGACCCCGATGCCTGGTTCCGCGCGGTGTTCTCCGACATCCCCCTCACGACGCAGTGGGACGACGGCAACCATGCGGGTGACGGCCTCGGCACGACCCCGAGCAGTTCCAGTTCCCAACCACACATGGTGTTCTCGATGCTGGCCGATCTCGATGTCAGGGATGGGCATCGGGTCCTTGAGATCGGTACGGGTACGGGCTGGAACGCAGGTCTCCTCTCGCACCGGCTCGGGCCCGCGAACGTGGTCTCCATCGAGTTCGACCCCGAAGTAGCCAAGGGGGCGGGCAGAAACCTTCGGGCCGCTGGCCTCTGCCCCCTGGTGATCGTGGGAGACGGCCGGCTGGGCTACGCGGGAAGTGCGCCGTACGACCGCGTCATTGCGACGTGCTCGATCGGCGAGGTTCCCCCCGCATGGATCGAGCAGACCGTCGTCGGCGGGGTGATCGTCGCCCCCTGGGCTACGGGGTACGGGGGCGAAGCCATCGCCCGCCTGACCGTGAACGACGACGGCACGGCGAGCGGCCACTTCACCCGCTCCAGCGCCTTCATGCGCCTGCGACAGCAGCGCCAGAACAAGCCCCCGCATGACGTGTACCTCAAGGGCCAGGAATGGCCCGCAGACGGCGACAGGAGCACGACGGCGCTCTCGCCTGCCGAGGTCGGCGGATGGTTGGAACAGTTCGTGATCGGGCTCCGCATGCCCGGGGCGTTCTGGACGGCAGAGCACTACGACGGCGGCGCCTACACGCTGTGGACGTACAGCACCGACAGGAAGTCGTGGGCCTCGGCCGACTATGAGCCGGAGCGGCAGGGGTACGAGGTCGTCCAGTCCGGCCCCCGCAGGCTGTGGGACGAGACAGAAACCGCCTACCGCTGGTGGGAAGAGCAAGGGCGACCCGGATTCGATCGGTTCGGCCTGACGGCAGACATCGACGGCGAACGGGCGTGGCTCGACTCCCCGAACAACCCCTTATCCCGTGAACGGAACAAGCCGAACGACTTCTTCCAGAGCCCGGCCCCGGAGCCGACGTTCACGCACATCCCGGTGCGCGGTCCGGGTCTTTAG
- a CDS encoding TIGR03086 family metal-binding protein, whose product MTESKWDLLDRAHEALRIAVIGVPADAWERPTPCEKWNVTQVFQHAAGDQLAYAARLTGGPGPSEDPFEPSGALAGPPAQLLEPALAAAAEAFAGIAPGTAEVAVPLPPFTVSAETAVGAAALDAAVHAWDIAVATGQEPPLTPALAAALRPAADALAEPLRGFAYGPALAAGSGGDAGPVASLLAFLGRDPGWAPPGE is encoded by the coding sequence ATGACCGAATCCAAGTGGGACCTGCTCGACCGCGCGCACGAAGCCCTGCGCATCGCCGTCATCGGGGTACCCGCCGACGCCTGGGAGCGCCCGACGCCGTGCGAGAAGTGGAACGTCACCCAGGTGTTCCAGCACGCGGCCGGCGACCAGCTCGCGTACGCCGCCCGCCTCACCGGCGGCCCCGGCCCGTCCGAGGACCCGTTCGAGCCCTCCGGTGCCCTGGCGGGGCCCCCGGCGCAGCTGCTGGAGCCGGCGCTCGCCGCCGCGGCCGAGGCCTTCGCCGGGATCGCGCCCGGGACCGCGGAGGTCGCCGTCCCGCTGCCCCCGTTCACCGTGTCCGCCGAGACGGCCGTCGGCGCCGCCGCCCTCGACGCGGCGGTGCACGCCTGGGACATCGCCGTCGCCACCGGCCAGGAGCCGCCGCTGACCCCCGCCCTCGCCGCCGCCCTGCGCCCGGCCGCCGACGCGCTCGCCGAGCCCCTGCGCGGCTTCGCCTACGGCCCCGCGCTGGCCGCCGGGTCCGGGGGCGACGCGGGCCCGGTCGCCTCGCTGCTGGCCTTCCTGGGCCGCGATCCCGGCTGGGCGCCGCCCGGGGAGTGA
- a CDS encoding helix-turn-helix domain-containing protein yields MNRGQLGAALRALRHASGKEAKAVARSAVMSASKLSKIETAKVAPSVVDVERILTAIGVSDEVKEEYLEAVRAAATEATAWRLIRRMGVHKAQQQTRALEAQMTLLRLFQPALIPGLLQTPEYIRAILSRHDLGEDVLTRTISARIERQQALYDSTKELHFIITEPVLRWRIVSAARMAEQVDRLASLSRLPNIDIRIVPLLERQQDVANHAFVIRDDRTVTVETVHAEIVVTDPRDVSLYVHKFEGFASMALSGDAMRAMLEGIRDELLREQETG; encoded by the coding sequence GTGAACAGAGGACAGCTAGGGGCCGCACTGCGGGCGCTTCGGCATGCATCCGGGAAGGAAGCTAAAGCCGTCGCCCGCAGTGCAGTCATGTCTGCAAGCAAGCTGAGCAAGATTGAAACGGCCAAGGTCGCTCCGTCCGTCGTAGATGTTGAGCGCATCCTCACAGCCATCGGTGTTTCAGATGAAGTCAAGGAAGAGTACCTAGAGGCCGTCAGAGCCGCAGCAACAGAGGCCACAGCCTGGCGTCTTATCCGCCGCATGGGAGTGCACAAGGCCCAGCAGCAGACGAGAGCACTAGAGGCTCAAATGACATTGCTGCGACTCTTCCAGCCGGCTTTGATCCCTGGTCTGCTACAGACCCCTGAATACATTCGAGCGATTCTATCTCGGCATGACCTCGGCGAGGATGTGCTAACTCGGACCATCAGCGCCCGGATAGAACGCCAACAGGCTCTCTATGACTCGACCAAGGAACTCCATTTCATCATTACTGAGCCCGTACTGCGGTGGCGCATCGTGTCAGCCGCCAGGATGGCGGAACAGGTAGACAGGCTTGCCTCCCTTTCGCGGCTGCCCAACATAGACATTCGCATCGTTCCCTTGCTGGAGCGACAGCAGGACGTAGCCAATCACGCATTTGTCATCCGCGATGACAGGACGGTCACTGTCGAAACTGTTCACGCAGAAATCGTCGTGACCGATCCCAGAGACGTTTCGCTGTACGTGCACAAGTTCGAGGGGTTCGCCTCCATGGCACTATCCGGAGATGCCATGCGCGCCATGCTCGAAGGCATCCGAGACGAGCTTTTGCGCGAACAGGAAACCGGCTAG
- a CDS encoding WhiB family transcriptional regulator, with protein sequence MPHPPHQSLQVAAVQSLQGRASAVPKPRVPTREEDGPWHAEAVCRRDEAGLFFAPSKEPTAARLSREEAAKRVCARCPVMVACREHALLQPEPYGVWGGLTAAERRVVLARMRRRTAELHQAPGGGPIAAAG encoded by the coding sequence GTGCCGCATCCGCCGCATCAGTCCCTGCAGGTTGCCGCCGTCCAGAGTCTTCAAGGGCGTGCGTCCGCCGTGCCGAAGCCGCGGGTGCCGACGAGGGAAGAGGACGGCCCATGGCACGCGGAGGCGGTGTGCCGCCGCGACGAGGCGGGGCTGTTCTTCGCCCCCTCCAAAGAGCCCACCGCGGCCCGGCTCTCCCGCGAGGAGGCCGCCAAGCGCGTCTGCGCCCGCTGCCCGGTCATGGTCGCCTGCCGGGAGCACGCCCTGCTCCAGCCCGAACCGTACGGGGTATGGGGCGGCCTCACCGCCGCCGAGCGCCGGGTGGTGCTGGCGCGGATGCGGCGCAGGACCGCGGAGCTGCACCAAGCCCCCGGGGGCGGTCCGATAGCCGCCGCGGGCTAG